Proteins encoded within one genomic window of Aquamicrobium lusatiense:
- a CDS encoding ATP-binding protein, which produces MRVDIDMGTASPGKPAMIDLEELLATRLLVQGNSGSGKSHLLRRLLEQSAPWVQQCVIDPEGDFVTLADKFGHVVVDAQRTEAELTRIAGRIRQHRVSAVLNLEGLDVDQQMRAAAAFLGGMFDAEREYWYPVLVVVDEAQLFAPAAAGEVSDEARRISLAAMTNLMCRGRKRGLAGVIATQRLAKLAKNVAAEASNFLMGRTFLDIDMARAADLLGMERRQAEMFRDLARGRFVALGPAMSRRPLPITIGAVETSARSVSPKLMPLPEKTEDMADLVFTPGPEEARMPVRKAAPQPIPTADLMAQLARPQPAPMPPPVEPMFPEIDEAEREAGIDTVLKEILEDPDAGFRTDAVLYQDFLVRCRIRRVVGEPLQLAAFRRRLAVARAGVDRKTAGGEAWPQALQLSESLPDDVQGVFLMVAQAAVTGAPCPSDATLARAYGTHSARRARRLLTYFEERDLIVVRTDFHHNRVVAFPDLGCETAPGDPNAPDEAAPSADAAE; this is translated from the coding sequence ATGAGAGTCGACATTGACATGGGCACGGCCTCCCCCGGGAAGCCGGCCATGATCGATCTTGAGGAACTGCTGGCCACCCGATTGCTCGTGCAGGGCAATTCGGGTTCGGGCAAGTCGCATCTTTTGCGCCGCCTGCTGGAGCAGAGCGCGCCCTGGGTGCAGCAATGCGTGATCGACCCGGAAGGCGATTTCGTCACGCTGGCCGACAAGTTCGGGCATGTGGTGGTCGATGCGCAGCGCACCGAGGCCGAGTTGACCCGCATCGCCGGCCGCATTCGCCAGCATCGCGTTTCCGCCGTGCTCAATCTGGAAGGTCTCGACGTCGACCAGCAGATGCGCGCCGCCGCCGCCTTCCTCGGCGGCATGTTCGATGCCGAGCGCGAATATTGGTATCCGGTTCTTGTCGTGGTCGACGAAGCGCAGCTCTTCGCACCGGCCGCAGCCGGCGAAGTCTCCGACGAGGCGCGCCGCATCTCGCTCGCCGCCATGACCAACCTGATGTGCCGCGGCCGCAAGCGCGGCCTTGCCGGCGTCATCGCCACCCAGCGGCTCGCCAAGCTCGCCAAGAACGTCGCGGCGGAAGCCTCCAATTTCCTCATGGGACGAACCTTCCTCGACATCGACATGGCCCGCGCCGCCGACCTTCTGGGCATGGAGCGGCGGCAGGCCGAAATGTTCCGCGATCTGGCGCGTGGCCGTTTCGTGGCGCTGGGGCCCGCCATGTCGCGCCGCCCCCTGCCGATCACCATCGGCGCGGTTGAAACCTCGGCCCGCTCGGTCAGCCCGAAGCTGATGCCGCTTCCCGAGAAGACGGAGGACATGGCCGATCTGGTGTTCACGCCGGGTCCGGAAGAGGCGCGCATGCCGGTGCGCAAGGCCGCGCCGCAACCCATTCCCACCGCCGATCTGATGGCCCAGCTTGCGCGTCCGCAACCGGCCCCGATGCCGCCCCCGGTCGAGCCGATGTTCCCCGAAATCGACGAGGCGGAGCGCGAGGCGGGCATCGACACCGTGCTGAAGGAAATCCTCGAAGATCCTGACGCCGGCTTCCGCACCGATGCCGTTCTCTATCAGGATTTTCTGGTGCGCTGCCGCATTCGCCGGGTCGTGGGGGAGCCGCTACAACTGGCCGCCTTCCGCAGGCGTCTTGCCGTCGCCCGTGCGGGCGTCGACCGCAAGACCGCCGGTGGCGAAGCCTGGCCGCAGGCGCTCCAGCTGTCCGAAAGCCTGCCCGACGACGTGCAGGGCGTGTTCCTGATGGTGGCGCAGGCCGCCGTCACCGGCGCGCCCTGCCCCTCCGACGCCACGCTGGCGCGCGCCTACGGCACCCATTCGGCGCGCCGTGCCCGCAGGCTTCTCACCTATTTCGAGGAGCGCGACCTGATCGTCGTGCGCACCGATTTCCACCACAACCGCGTGGTGGCCTTCCCGGATCTCGGCTGCGAAACCGCGCCCGGAGATCCCAACGCGCCCGATGAAGCCGCACCTTCGGCCGATGCTGCCGAATAA
- the rpsU gene encoding 30S ribosomal protein S21: protein MQVLVRDNNVDQALRALKKKMQREGIFREMKMRGHYEKPSEKKAREKAEAVRRARKLARKRAQREGLLPGAAPRPAPAARAAR from the coding sequence GTGCAGGTACTCGTTCGCGATAACAATGTTGATCAGGCGCTCCGCGCCCTCAAGAAGAAGATGCAGCGCGAAGGCATCTTCCGTGAAATGAAGATGCGCGGCCACTACGAGAAGCCTTCCGAGAAGAAGGCGCGCGAAAAGGCTGAGGCCGTGCGCCGTGCGCGCAAGCTGGCCCGCAAGCGCGCGCAGCGCGAAGGCCTGCTTCCCGGCGCCGCTCCCCGCCCGGCTCCGGCCGCCCGCGCCGCGCGCTGA
- a CDS encoding tetratricopeptide repeat protein: METVNERRAARHGFSIAALALSGLILAACQSGSAIDLSNVDVTQASSENISSLTQVINANPRDPEGYNVRGSAYGRGGRYQQALKDFDTAISLNPNFYQAYANRALIYRFMNDSGKALADYNRALQINPSYDAAYIGRGNVYRQGGRTQEAFNDFEKAIQLDTTDARAYHNRGLIYQGQGQHSYAIEDFSSAISLAPDASEPYNGRGLSYLAMNQEDNAFADFNMAIKLDSKNAEAWTNQALIYERRGEKAKAAKSYREAVRLKPAYQPAKDGLSRTQ; encoded by the coding sequence ATGGAAACAGTGAACGAACGGCGCGCCGCGCGTCACGGATTTTCCATCGCCGCGCTCGCCCTGAGCGGACTGATTCTGGCCGCCTGCCAGTCTGGCTCCGCCATCGACCTCAGCAATGTCGACGTCACGCAGGCTTCGAGCGAGAACATTTCTTCGCTGACGCAGGTGATCAACGCCAATCCGCGCGATCCCGAAGGCTACAATGTGCGCGGCTCCGCCTATGGACGCGGCGGCCGCTACCAGCAGGCGCTGAAGGATTTCGACACCGCCATCTCGCTCAATCCGAATTTCTATCAGGCTTATGCAAACCGCGCCCTGATCTATCGCTTCATGAACGACAGCGGCAAGGCGCTGGCCGACTATAACCGCGCCCTGCAGATCAACCCGAGCTATGACGCAGCCTATATCGGCCGCGGCAATGTCTACCGGCAGGGAGGCCGCACGCAGGAAGCCTTCAACGACTTCGAAAAGGCGATCCAGCTCGACACCACCGATGCCCGCGCCTATCACAACAGAGGCCTGATCTATCAGGGACAGGGCCAGCACAGCTATGCCATCGAGGACTTCTCGTCGGCCATTTCCCTCGCCCCGGACGCCTCCGAGCCTTACAATGGCCGCGGCCTTTCCTATCTGGCCATGAACCAGGAGGATAACGCCTTCGCCGACTTCAACATGGCGATCAAGCTCGATTCGAAGAACGCCGAAGCGTGGACCAATCAGGCGCTGATCTATGAGCGGCGCGGCGAAAAGGCGAAGGCCGCCAAATCCTATCGCGAGGCGGTACGCCTCAAGCCGGCCTATCAGCCGGCCAAGGACGGGCTTTCCCGCACCCAGTAA
- a CDS encoding DUF992 domain-containing protein produces MIRKFVAAAVVGLASMTATANAADMFELGILDCKIDGGVGYLITSNKGLACSFKPSNGRATEYYSGVVSKLGVDLGKTHQGNLVWAVLAANRNYDSGRIAGKYFGVNAEASVITGGGANLLLGGFERSYALQPLSVQAQTGLNLAVAVQSLELVHSLK; encoded by the coding sequence ATGATCAGGAAATTTGTTGCCGCCGCAGTGGTCGGCCTTGCTTCGATGACCGCCACCGCAAATGCAGCCGACATGTTCGAACTCGGCATTCTCGACTGCAAGATCGACGGCGGCGTTGGCTACCTCATCACCTCGAACAAGGGCCTGGCCTGCTCCTTCAAGCCCTCCAATGGCCGCGCGACCGAGTATTACAGCGGCGTCGTCTCCAAGCTTGGCGTGGATCTCGGCAAGACCCATCAGGGCAATCTCGTCTGGGCAGTGCTTGCCGCCAACCGCAACTATGACAGCGGCCGCATCGCCGGCAAGTATTTCGGTGTGAACGCCGAAGCCAGCGTCATCACCGGTGGCGGCGCCAATCTGCTGCTTGGCGGCTTCGAGCGCTCTTATGCCCTGCAGCCGCTCAGCGTTCAGGCGCAGACCGGCCTCAACCTCGCGGTGGCCGTGCAGTCGCTAGAACTGGTTCACTCGCTGAAATAA
- the coaBC gene encoding bifunctional phosphopantothenoylcysteine decarboxylase/phosphopantothenate--cysteine ligase CoaBC: MSSTLSGKRILLIIGGGIAAYKTLDLIRRLRERGAAVRPVMTQAAQQFITPLAVGALAADHVFTDLFDRQDEQDVGHIRLAREADLVVVAPATADLMAKLANGLANDLASAVLLATDKPVLIAPAMNPKMWAHPATRRNRETLAGDGVSFVGPKRGEMAESGEAGEGRMAEPLEIVAAIEALLEPAAKPLAGRRILVTSGPTHEPIDPVRYIANRSSGKQGHAIAAALARLGADVQLVSGPVTIADPAGVSVTHVESARQMRDAVESLLPADAAIFVAAVADWRTADAAGEKIKKVAGEGPPALQMVENPDILARIGHHSGRPSLVIGFAAETQDVVRNAQAKLDKKGADLIVANDVSHDSGIGAGGVMGGDRNRVRIVSRTGVEEWPELTKDEVAARLAALVADRLGGATG, translated from the coding sequence ATGTCGAGCACCCTTTCCGGCAAGCGCATCCTGCTTATCATTGGCGGCGGCATTGCCGCTTATAAAACGCTGGATCTCATCCGGCGGCTGCGCGAGCGCGGTGCGGCGGTGCGGCCGGTGATGACGCAGGCGGCGCAGCAGTTCATCACGCCGCTGGCAGTCGGGGCGCTGGCGGCGGACCATGTGTTCACCGACCTGTTCGACCGGCAGGACGAGCAGGATGTCGGCCACATCAGACTGGCGCGCGAGGCCGATCTGGTCGTGGTCGCGCCGGCAACAGCCGATCTGATGGCAAAGCTTGCCAATGGTCTGGCCAATGATCTGGCTTCTGCCGTTTTGTTGGCAACGGACAAGCCCGTGCTGATCGCACCAGCGATGAACCCGAAGATGTGGGCGCACCCGGCAACACGCCGCAACCGCGAGACGCTGGCAGGCGATGGCGTTTCATTCGTCGGGCCGAAGCGGGGCGAAATGGCCGAAAGCGGCGAGGCGGGCGAGGGCCGCATGGCGGAACCGCTGGAAATCGTCGCTGCCATTGAGGCGCTGCTGGAGCCGGCGGCGAAACCGCTGGCGGGACGGCGCATTCTCGTCACCTCCGGCCCCACGCATGAGCCGATCGATCCGGTGCGCTACATCGCCAATCGCTCGTCGGGCAAGCAGGGCCATGCCATCGCGGCCGCCCTTGCCCGGCTGGGAGCCGATGTGCAGCTCGTCTCCGGCCCGGTGACGATTGCCGATCCGGCTGGTGTGTCGGTTACGCATGTGGAAAGCGCGCGCCAGATGCGTGACGCCGTCGAAAGCCTGCTGCCGGCCGATGCGGCGATCTTCGTTGCCGCCGTGGCCGACTGGCGCACGGCCGATGCTGCCGGGGAAAAGATCAAGAAGGTGGCGGGCGAGGGACCGCCGGCACTTCAGATGGTGGAAAATCCCGACATTCTGGCCCGCATTGGTCACCATTCGGGGCGACCATCGCTGGTCATCGGCTTCGCCGCCGAGACGCAGGATGTTGTGAGAAACGCACAGGCTAAGCTCGACAAGAAGGGCGCCGACCTGATCGTCGCCAATGACGTGTCGCATGACAGCGGCATCGGCGCTGGTGGGGTGATGGGCGGTGATCGCAACCGGGTGCGCATTGTGTCGCGAACCGGCGTGGAGGAGTGGCCGGAACTCACCAAGGATGAGGTCGCGGCCCGGCTTGCTGCTCTGGTTGCAGATCGTCTGGGCGGTGCAACCGGCTAA
- the ubiB gene encoding 2-polyprenylphenol 6-hydroxylase encodes MSSVIAGFRLVRAGWVLVREGVVAALPGDQLSGLPKLGWRVATMFTRRRALREQRSDRLAHAVARLGPSYVKLGQFLATRPDVVGNDIALELALLQDKMPTFPKAAAQAAVEASLGRTIGDLYHDFGDAVAAASIAQVHPADVDYPEGRRKVAVKVIRPGVRRRFNQDLESYFLAARLQEKYIPSSRRLRPVQVTETLAQTTRIEMDLRLEGAALSELGENTKDDPGFRVPAVDWERTGRDVLTMEWVDGIKMNDIAALAAAGHDLRAIATNLIQSFLRHTLRDGFFHADMHPGNLFVEANGTIVAVDLGISGRLGKKERRFLAEILYGFITRNYLRVAEVHFEAGYVPARHDVAAFAQAIRAIGEPIHGQPAETISMAKLLTLLFEVTELFDMQTRPELVLLQKTMVVVEGVARTLDPAFNMWKTAEPVVGDWIRDNLGPRGLLTDARDGLYAVTALARQMPEFAKRTERLSREIDHMAENGLRFDAETALAIGEAEARHTRSGRLALWVIALTLIYIAWKVF; translated from the coding sequence ATGAGCAGTGTGATTGCGGGTTTCCGGCTGGTCAGGGCCGGCTGGGTTCTGGTGCGTGAGGGTGTGGTTGCCGCCCTGCCGGGCGATCAGCTTTCGGGTCTGCCGAAACTTGGCTGGCGGGTCGCCACGATGTTTACGCGGCGGCGCGCGCTGAGAGAGCAGCGCAGCGACCGGCTGGCGCATGCTGTGGCGCGGCTCGGGCCATCCTATGTCAAGCTCGGTCAGTTCCTTGCTACCCGCCCCGATGTGGTCGGCAACGACATCGCGCTTGAGCTTGCGCTGTTGCAGGACAAGATGCCGACCTTCCCCAAGGCGGCCGCGCAGGCAGCTGTCGAGGCGTCGCTGGGGCGCACGATCGGCGATCTCTACCATGACTTCGGGGATGCCGTGGCCGCCGCCTCCATCGCGCAGGTGCATCCGGCCGACGTCGATTATCCCGAAGGCCGGCGCAAGGTGGCGGTGAAGGTCATCCGCCCGGGCGTGCGGCGGCGCTTCAATCAGGATCTTGAAAGCTATTTCCTCGCTGCCCGCCTGCAGGAGAAGTACATTCCTTCAAGCCGGCGGCTGCGCCCCGTGCAGGTCACCGAAACGCTGGCGCAGACCACCCGCATCGAGATGGACCTGCGGCTCGAAGGGGCAGCTCTTTCCGAGCTTGGCGAAAACACGAAGGACGATCCCGGCTTTCGCGTGCCGGCGGTTGACTGGGAGCGTACCGGCCGCGACGTGCTCACCATGGAGTGGGTCGACGGTATCAAGATGAACGACATCGCCGCGCTCGCTGCGGCAGGTCACGATCTGAGGGCCATCGCCACCAATCTGATCCAGTCTTTTCTGCGCCATACGCTGCGCGACGGCTTTTTCCATGCCGACATGCACCCGGGCAATTTGTTCGTGGAGGCAAATGGCACAATCGTCGCAGTCGATCTCGGCATTTCCGGGCGTCTCGGCAAGAAGGAGCGTCGCTTCCTTGCCGAAATTCTCTACGGCTTCATCACGCGCAACTATCTGCGCGTGGCGGAAGTGCATTTCGAGGCCGGTTATGTGCCTGCCAGGCACGATGTCGCCGCCTTCGCGCAGGCCATCCGTGCCATCGGCGAGCCGATCCATGGCCAGCCGGCCGAGACCATCTCCATGGCCAAGCTGCTGACGCTGTTGTTCGAGGTAACGGAGCTGTTCGACATGCAGACCCGGCCGGAACTGGTGTTGCTGCAAAAGACCATGGTGGTGGTGGAAGGTGTGGCCCGTACGCTCGATCCGGCCTTCAACATGTGGAAGACGGCGGAGCCGGTCGTCGGAGACTGGATACGGGACAATCTGGGCCCGCGCGGTTTGCTGACCGACGCCCGGGACGGGCTCTATGCGGTTACGGCGCTGGCGCGTCAAATGCCCGAATTTGCCAAGCGCACGGAGCGCCTGTCGCGCGAAATCGATCATATGGCCGAGAACGGCCTGCGGTTCGATGCCGAGACCGCGCTGGCGATCGGCGAGGCCGAAGCCCGCCACACCCGCTCCGGCCGGCTGGCGCTGTGGGTGATCGCGCTGACGCTCATCTACATTGCGTGGAAGGTGTTCTGA
- the ubiE gene encoding bifunctional demethylmenaquinone methyltransferase/2-methoxy-6-polyprenyl-1,4-benzoquinol methylase UbiE, with protein MSVERTTARGGMETSYGFRQVGAGEKQPLVNEVFHKVANRYDLMNDLMSAGMHRIWKDAMIAWLNPPKRPGWKGLDVAGGTGDIAFRIIEASRRNAHETVLDINGSMLQVGRERAEKKGLSPYLDFVEANAEELPFADSTFDAYTIAFGIRNVPRIDVALSEAFRVLKPGGRFLCLEFSDVDMPLLDRFYEAWSFNAIPKIGEMVTGDGEPYAYLVESIRKFPDQKNFAEMISSAGFERVSFRNYSGGIAALHSGWKL; from the coding sequence ATGTCAGTTGAAAGAACCACCGCCCGTGGCGGCATGGAAACCTCCTATGGATTCCGCCAGGTCGGCGCCGGCGAAAAGCAGCCTCTGGTCAACGAGGTGTTCCACAAGGTCGCCAATCGCTACGACCTGATGAACGACCTGATGTCGGCGGGCATGCACCGCATCTGGAAGGACGCCATGATCGCCTGGCTCAACCCGCCCAAGCGGCCGGGCTGGAAGGGGCTGGACGTGGCCGGCGGCACCGGCGACATCGCCTTCCGCATCATCGAGGCCAGCCGGCGCAATGCTCACGAAACGGTGCTCGACATCAACGGTTCGATGCTTCAGGTGGGGCGCGAGCGCGCGGAAAAGAAGGGGCTTTCGCCTTATCTCGATTTCGTCGAGGCCAATGCCGAGGAACTGCCTTTCGCCGATTCCACCTTCGATGCCTATACGATCGCCTTCGGCATCCGCAATGTGCCGCGCATCGATGTGGCGCTGTCGGAAGCCTTTCGCGTGCTGAAGCCCGGCGGACGTTTTCTCTGCCTCGAATTCTCCGATGTCGACATGCCGCTGCTCGACCGCTTCTATGAGGCATGGTCGTTCAACGCCATTCCGAAGATCGGCGAAATGGTGACCGGCGACGGCGAGCCTTACGCTTATCTGGTGGAATCGATCCGCAAGTTCCCCGACCAGAAGAATTTCGCCGAGATGATTTCCTCCGCCGGCTTCGAGCGCGTGAGCTTCCGCAACTATTCGGGCGGTATCGCCGCACTTCATTCGGGCTGGAAGCTTTGA
- the upp gene encoding uracil phosphoribosyltransferase has protein sequence MKGVTVIDHPLVQHKLTIMRDKNTSTAGFRRLLREISLLLGYEVTRDLQLTTTTIETPIEEMEAPVLEGKKLVFASVLRAGNGLLEGLLDLVPAARVAHIGLYRDHDTLEAIEYFFKAPSDLADRLVIVVDPMLATANSATAAIDRLKARGATNIRFLCLLAAPEGIARFTAAHPDVPVYTASIDRQLNEKGYIMPGVGDAGDRMYGTK, from the coding sequence ATGAAGGGCGTCACCGTCATCGATCATCCGCTGGTGCAGCACAAGCTCACCATCATGCGTGACAAGAACACCTCGACGGCAGGCTTTCGCCGGCTGCTGCGCGAGATCTCGCTGCTGCTCGGCTATGAGGTGACGCGCGACCTGCAACTGACGACGACGACCATCGAAACGCCGATCGAGGAAATGGAAGCGCCGGTGCTGGAAGGCAAGAAGCTGGTGTTCGCCTCGGTGCTGCGCGCCGGAAACGGGCTGCTCGAGGGTCTGCTCGATCTCGTACCGGCCGCGCGCGTCGCCCATATCGGGCTTTATCGCGATCACGATACGCTGGAAGCGATCGAATATTTCTTCAAGGCGCCCAGCGACCTCGCCGACCGGCTGGTGATCGTGGTCGACCCCATGCTGGCGACGGCCAACTCGGCCACGGCGGCAATCGACAGGCTGAAGGCGCGCGGCGCCACCAACATTCGCTTCCTGTGCCTGCTGGCAGCACCGGAAGGCATTGCCCGCTTCACCGCCGCCCATCCGGACGTGCCGGTCTATACCGCTTCCATCGATCGCCAGCTCAACGAGAAGGGCTACATCATGCCCGGCGTCGGCGATGCGGGCGACCGCATGTATGGCACGAAATAG
- a CDS encoding SlyX family protein: MSDNGKDGDRLVALEIRATEQEKTIEELSGQLAEQWKVIDRLQKKLDALTERFLELEEQASPDIPVTKPPHW, encoded by the coding sequence ATGAGCGACAATGGCAAGGATGGGGACCGGCTGGTCGCGCTGGAAATCCGCGCGACAGAACAGGAAAAGACCATCGAGGAACTGTCCGGCCAGCTTGCCGAACAGTGGAAGGTGATCGACCGGCTTCAGAAGAAGCTCGATGCCCTGACCGAGCGTTTTCTGGAACTGGAAGAACAGGCCTCGCCCGACATACCGGTTACCAAACCGCCCCACTGGTGA
- the msrA gene encoding peptide-methionine (S)-S-oxide reductase MsrA, with product MFSLNDLLSKKSSMPKPEEALPGRDQPLPTAETHYVNGNPLKGPYPAGMQSAVFGMGCFWGAERLFWQVPGVWVTAVGYAGGLTPNPTYRETCTGLTGHAEVVLVVFDPAVVSYSDLLKLFWENHDPTQGMRQGNDIGTTYRSVVFTTSEAQLEQAKASRDAYEASLLASGRGKVTTEIAQAPEFYFAETEHQQYLAKNPDGYCGLQGTGVYCPIPTGVRA from the coding sequence ATGTTTTCCCTGAATGATCTCCTGAGCAAGAAATCCTCCATGCCGAAGCCTGAGGAGGCGTTGCCGGGACGCGATCAGCCGCTCCCGACCGCTGAAACCCATTACGTCAACGGCAATCCGCTCAAAGGGCCTTATCCGGCGGGCATGCAGAGCGCCGTGTTCGGCATGGGCTGCTTCTGGGGTGCGGAGCGGCTGTTCTGGCAGGTGCCGGGCGTCTGGGTCACCGCCGTCGGCTATGCGGGTGGCCTCACGCCCAACCCGACCTATCGTGAAACCTGCACCGGGCTCACCGGCCATGCCGAAGTGGTGCTGGTGGTCTTCGATCCGGCCGTTGTGTCCTATTCCGACCTGCTGAAGCTGTTCTGGGAAAATCACGACCCGACGCAGGGCATGCGTCAGGGCAACGATATCGGCACCACTTATCGCTCCGTGGTCTTCACCACCAGCGAGGCGCAACTGGAGCAGGCAAAGGCTTCGCGCGATGCCTATGAGGCCTCATTGCTGGCAAGCGGCCGCGGCAAAGTCACCACGGAGATTGCGCAGGCGCCGGAGTTCTATTTCGCTGAAACCGAGCACCAGCAATATCTGGCGAAGAACCCGGATGGCTATTGCGGCTTGCAGGGCACCGGCGTTTACTGCCCGATCCCGACCGGCGTGCGCGCCTGA
- a CDS encoding phosphatase PAP2 family protein: MLAIDAMLILLHPAKVAWGSYAVLGLLVMLFLGLGSWYRHSGRSRELGSAITTVGIFILFSNSVSLLNYLLTPNSRPLIDDWLIRMDTLLGYSWPQIIAWAADYPLISQAMRLAYNATLIQVAVLIIALVFTNRIRHLHAFTLSLSISGLIAVIFWAFFPSLGPSAYYQVPKDILLRVHPVVSTEYRATILSHFKHGSSIISPDEIRGMIAFPSMHIVMAGLSLLFSRPMKWLFFPYLAIVIMVIPGVLVHGGHHLVDIPAGLTLMVLALMATGKVMTLGYPVGPGRFAVTPASNT, encoded by the coding sequence GTGCTGGCCATCGATGCGATGTTGATCCTGCTGCACCCTGCAAAGGTTGCCTGGGGCTCCTATGCCGTGCTCGGTCTGCTGGTGATGCTCTTTCTGGGTCTTGGTTCGTGGTATCGCCACAGCGGAAGAAGCCGGGAACTGGGCAGCGCGATCACCACAGTGGGCATTTTCATTCTGTTTTCCAACTCGGTTTCGCTGCTCAATTACCTGCTGACGCCCAACAGCAGGCCTCTGATCGACGACTGGCTGATCCGAATGGACACTCTGCTCGGCTATTCCTGGCCGCAGATAATCGCATGGGCGGCCGACTATCCGTTGATCAGCCAGGCGATGCGTCTGGCCTACAACGCCACTCTGATACAAGTCGCGGTCCTCATCATTGCTCTGGTCTTCACCAATCGCATCCGGCACCTGCACGCATTTACATTGAGCCTGTCTATCTCAGGCCTCATCGCCGTTATTTTCTGGGCTTTCTTTCCAAGTCTTGGACCAAGTGCGTATTATCAGGTGCCGAAAGACATATTGCTGCGTGTACACCCTGTCGTATCGACAGAATACAGGGCAACGATCCTGTCCCATTTCAAGCATGGCTCATCCATAATAAGCCCGGACGAAATCCGCGGCATGATCGCATTTCCATCGATGCATATCGTGATGGCCGGTTTGTCTCTGCTTTTTTCGCGGCCGATGAAGTGGCTGTTCTTCCCCTATCTGGCTATCGTGATCATGGTCATTCCCGGCGTGCTGGTGCATGGCGGTCATCACCTGGTCGATATTCCCGCCGGGCTGACGCTGATGGTACTGGCGCTCATGGCGACAGGAAAAGTAATGACCCTTGGCTATCCCGTGGGGCCCGGCAGGTTCGCCGTAACTCCCGCATCAAACACCTGA
- a CDS encoding Flp family type IVb pilin, giving the protein MTKLFARFAKDESGATAIEYGLIAALIAVGIIGAATTLGSQISATFGRVSTELGTAITETPDT; this is encoded by the coding sequence ATGACCAAGCTTTTCGCACGCTTCGCCAAGGACGAGTCCGGCGCCACCGCCATCGAATACGGCCTGATCGCAGCTCTGATCGCCGTTGGCATCATCGGTGCCGCAACGACGCTTGGCTCGCAGATCAGCGCGACTTTCGGCCGCGTGAGCACGGAACTCGGAACTGCCATCACGGAAACCCCTGATACCTGA
- a CDS encoding NUDIX hydrolase codes for MAKQKKQVLRKAKKGEKIRQVAAIPFRIGADGDLQVMLVTSRETQRFILPKGWPMKGKSGRKAATIEAEEEAGVAGKTLKEPAGTYTYWKRLPAAFVRIDVTVYLLEVSEQMKQWPESARRQRAWLSPAQAAVLIDEPELASLVRQLKIPQETVPAKPEKAKA; via the coding sequence ATGGCGAAACAGAAGAAGCAGGTCCTTCGTAAAGCGAAGAAAGGCGAGAAGATTCGCCAGGTGGCGGCGATCCCTTTCAGGATCGGAGCCGATGGCGATTTGCAGGTCATGCTGGTCACCTCGCGCGAAACCCAGCGCTTCATTCTGCCCAAAGGCTGGCCGATGAAAGGCAAGAGCGGCCGCAAGGCCGCCACCATCGAGGCCGAGGAGGAGGCCGGCGTAGCCGGCAAGACACTCAAGGAACCCGCAGGAACCTACACTTACTGGAAGCGCCTGCCGGCAGCCTTCGTGCGCATCGATGTCACCGTCTATCTTCTGGAAGTCTCCGAACAGATGAAGCAGTGGCCGGAATCCGCCCGCCGCCAGCGGGCATGGCTTTCACCCGCGCAGGCAGCCGTGCTGATCGATGAGCCGGAACTGGCAAGCCTCGTGCGCCAGCTGAAAATTCCGCAGGAGACCGTGCCGGCAAAGCCCGAAAAAGCCAAAGCCTGA